In the Euphorbia lathyris chromosome 5, ddEupLath1.1, whole genome shotgun sequence genome, one interval contains:
- the LOC136228613 gene encoding ras-related protein Rab11D, translating to MATGGGYGDPNQKIDYVFKVVLIGDSAVGKSQILARFARNEFSLDSKATIGVEFQTRTMVIQHKSVKAQIWDTAGQERYRAVTSAYYRGAVGAMLVYDITKRQTFDHIPRWLEELRGHADKNIVIILIGNKSDLENQRAVSTEDAKEFAQKEGLFFLETSALESTNVENAFLTVLTEIFNIINKKTLAAGEDQTNGNPASLAGKKILIPGPAQEIPAKNKCCSSL from the exons ATGGCTACTGGCGGAGGTTACGGAGATCCGAACCAGAAGATAGACTACGTGTTCAAGGTGGTGCTGATTGGAGATTCAGCGGTGGGGAAATCTCAGATACTGGCTCGATTTGCGAGGAATGAGTTCAGTTTAGACTCTAAGGCTACAATCGGAGTTGAGTTCCAGACGAGGACAATGGTAATCCAGCACAAGAGTGTCAAGGCTCAGATCTGGGATACTGCTGGCCAAGAACG ATATAGAGCAGTGACAAGTGCATACTATAGGGGTGCCGTTGGAGCAATGCTGGTATATGACATAACCAAACGTCAAACATTTGATCACATACCCCGCTGGCTGGAGGAGCTACGTGGCCATGCCGACAAGAATATAGTAATAATACTGATCGGCAACAAATCTGATCTTGAGAACCAGCGAGCAGTTTCGACTGAAGATGCAAAGGAATTTGCTCAGAAGGAAGGACTCTTCTTCTTGGAGACCTCAGCATTGGAATCAACAAATGTTGAGAATGCCTTCTTGACAGTGTTAACAGAGATCTTTAACATTATAAACAAGAAGACCCTGGCTGCTGGGGAGGATCAGACTAATGGAAATCCGGCGTCCTTGGCTGGCAAGAAAATCCTCATTCCAGGTCCTGCACAAGAAATTCCAGCAAAAAACAAGTGTTGTAGTTCCTTATAA